The Ignavibacteria bacterium DNA window GCATCCTATTGTGAAGGTTGTGGAGCAATTCTCTCTGTCGCACATTCTGCCGATGCGGACATAGCGGAAGAAGTAGAATTATTGTTCAATCAACCGCAGGTAAAACAGGCAGAACCAAAATTGCCCGAGGAAATTTCTTTGCAAAAACAAAAAACTGTTTTCAATGAAAAACACCAGGAGCAGAAAATCGAAGCGCCAAAAATCTCTTCAGAAGTAGAAGAAAAAATTCCATCATACACCTTTGAACACAAATCGGAAAAGAAGCCAACGTACATTCCTCATGAAAAACCGAAAGTAGTGGAAGAATCGGTTATAAAAGAACAAGTGAACGTGAAGACAAGAAAAAAAATTGATTTGTGGAAAATCTATCTCGCGTTTGTTGTGTTATTTTTGTTTGCATTGTTGTTTTTTACTTTTTATAGTGAAAAGAAAGCAGTCGTTCCGCAGACTCAACAACAATCTGAACCAGAACTTCAGCATTTGCAGCAATTAGAGGAGGAAATGAAAGCGCATCCGAATGACGCAGAAGCGGTTTTGCATTATGCAAATGCGCTTCACGATGCAAGAATGTTCCCCCGCGCAATAGAACAATACATCAACTATCTTTCAATGAATCCCAAGAACGCAGATGCATTAGTGGATTTAGGTATTTGTTATTTCGAAACGAACAATGCAACAACCGCAATTACGAATATGAAAAAAGCAATTGCCATTCAACCGAAGCATCAAAAAGCGCATTTCAACATTGGGATTATTTCTTTGAACATAGGGGATATGAATACAGCAAAGGATTATTTTCAGAAAGCGGCACAACTAGATGAAAATTCGGAAACGGGAAAGCGTGCGAACGAATTTTTACAAACTCATTTTAAGTAATAATTTTAACTTTAATTAGAAAGAAAAAAAATGCCTTGCGGAAAAAAACGTAAACGACATAAAATGTCAACGCATAAGCGAAAAAAACGTTTGCGAAAGAATCGGCACAAGAAACGAAACCGATAATGTTGAACGAGTTATGATATATGAGATGTGCGTATAACAAACGCATATCTCATATTTTCTATACTTCGATGATGAAACGGAAATCGTTGATTGTTGTTTATTTCTATAGTATGTTTAGAAAACAATATTTCGCCGAGTTGGAGTTCGTACGTTCATAATCAGATAAATCGTTTTAGATAGAACACTTATCGGGCAAATACAACTGTTTTTTCAACGATACGCGGAAGCGCTATATCATTTAATTGATATTGATTTTAACGATATGTATTCGTTTGAGATATCTTCCGTGCGATTTTTCTGCCGCAATTCAAATGTTTTCGTACAATACAATAACGGCAATTGAAATGCTTCGTTGGAAATTGCTTTAGCGATAGAAAGTTTATCTATTACAATGAAATTGCACGACAACGATTGGTTACTGAAATAGAGTGCGTGGCTCTATCGTTATATTGCCGCTGTGCGTTAAAGATGAGCGGCAAAAAAAAATAAGATAGGCAATTACAAAAGTCAACAGAGCGAACAGTGTGTTTCTGGTACACTGCGTGGGTGAATGCCGGAAAAACCACAGTTGCACAAAAAAATAAATTTTTAAAAATGAACAAGTGTTTTTTGTTAGTTTGTTTTTAATTTTTAAGAGAAGTTTGTATAATTAACCCAACATTTCGGAGAACAATTTATGTATCAAAATAAAAAAGAAGGCCTGGGAAAAGGTCTGCTTCTAGGATTTCTTATCGGAGGAATTGCAGGAGCAATAACTGGATTATTACTTGCGCCAAAAACCGGGAGAGAACTTCGAAGCGATATTCAAAGAAAATCGGATGAAATAAAAGACGGTGCAAAAAAAATATTTACCGACACATCTTCCAAGATTCGAGGATTCGGAAAAACTGCTTACGAGCGAGGCGAAGAATTGTATGATACTGCTGGAGAAATTATTTCTGATACGATGGAACAAACATCGAAATTTTCCGATGCAGTCAAAGCAGGCTACGGAGCGTATAAAGAAGAACGAGACCGAGCATAAGCACTTTCTTTTATGACTGAAACTACACTTCTCATCATTGTTATTCTTTCGTCGCTTTGCGTTTCCGCTGCGAGTATTTACCTCGTGATGATTTTTTATCGGATGGAAAAAAGTTTAGACCACCTTGATAAAAAGGTAAGCGCACTCTGCGAACAAACATTTCCGATTCTTGAGAATTTGAATGCCATTACGACAAAAGTTCGAACAATTACTGATAACCTTAACGAACAACTCTCGATAGTGAAGGATTCTGTTGAAAGTTTTCGAATTGCGATGGATGAAATTATT harbors:
- a CDS encoding DUF948 domain-containing protein, giving the protein MTETTLLIIVILSSLCVSAASIYLVMIFYRMEKSLDHLDKKVSALCEQTFPILENLNAITTKVRTITDNLNEQLSIVKDSVESFRIAMDEIIAFKRKVQHRIEEPVMDSVSFVTAFVKGIKAFFERMRS
- a CDS encoding YtxH domain-containing protein, producing MYQNKKEGLGKGLLLGFLIGGIAGAITGLLLAPKTGRELRSDIQRKSDEIKDGAKKIFTDTSSKIRGFGKTAYERGEELYDTAGEIISDTMEQTSKFSDAVKAGYGAYKEERDRA